In Capsicum annuum cultivar UCD-10X-F1 chromosome 8, UCD10Xv1.1, whole genome shotgun sequence, the genomic window aaaaaataaattaatcttgAGGAGTAAACTATAAATTGAATAAACATGTTTAAGAGATCTGATTTGAGAGCATACATAATGTAGTATGATCTCATTGAGTAAGTTGACTCTAAAAAAGGTGAGGCtcttgtggtttgatgcttgtgagggtatttttgagaagctgaagaataTGTTGACTTTAGAtctagtcttgactctacctgaggttACCAATGATTtcgttgtttattatgatgcatcctgggtgggactgggttttgtgttgatgcatcatggcaagctggttgcatatgcttctagatagttaaaggtacatgataagaattatccaatGCAGGATTTAGAATTATTATTTGTGGTATTCGTATTGAAGATCTGGTGTAGCTACCTATAtgggtttatgttgatatctattctgaccataagagcctgcaacaTGTGTTCACCCAAAAGAAGCTAAATCTCGGGAAAAAGAGATGGCTTTAATTGCTCATGGACCAGACAtgaatcttcattatcatccaagtaAGGATAACATGATTGCTGATGCTGTTaccaggttgtctatggggagtttaTCTTGTGTAGATAAGAAAAAGAGAGGTTTGGTGATGGATATTTTCCATtttgctaatcttggagtttatattttagatttaatAGATGGAGGTATGATTGTTCAAGAGATGGTAAAGTTATATCTCCGTGTTGAATTGAAAGAGAAACAGATTTTGGACCCTATTTTGATGCAAATCAAAGATGATGTGGGCCGTTAAAAAGTGTTGGCTTAAGAGATTTATGctaatggtatcttgaggttccaaggtagattatgttttcctgatgttgatgggttgaaAGGAAGAATTTGGTTAAAGATCATGAGTCATGTTATAtggttcatcctggttcgacaaaaatgCATCACgattttaaggaaatttattggtggaataatataaagagagatgtggctaattttatggctaagtgtatagtgtgtcaataagtgaaggtggagcacttgaggcccgatATGTTGATTTAAAAGAATGAGATACTAGTGTAGAAATGGTAAATAAGTAATACGGATTTCGTTATTAGTCTACCATGGTCTCGAAATTAGTTTGACTTAATTTGGGTTACTGTgcataggatgactaagtccgctcatgttttacctatgaggactaacttttcTCCTAAGGATTATGCGAAGGTGTATATCCAAGAGATTGTGAGGTTATATAGTGCtctaatatctattatttcttatCATGGTACCtagttcttatctcacttttggaggtgtTCCAGctaggtttgggaactaaggtaacctttagtaccactttccacccacaaatggatgggcaagGGAAAAGAATAAACTaggccttggaagatatgcttcaagcTTGTGAATTACATTTTGGTTGTAGTTGGGTAGACCATTTACCCTCTCATAGAGTTTGTATATAGGAATAAATATCACTTTAGTATTGGCATAGCTCCTTTCTAGGTGTTGTATGGGTAGGAGGTGTCATTCTCTtgttgggtggtttgaagttggcgAGGCTGGattatttggtcctgacttggttcacctaGCTATGGAAAATATGAAGATGATAGGGAAGAGGCTTAAGACatcccaaagtctccaaaagccctatgtggatgtgaggcaaagggagttggaatttgatattAGTGATTGAGTGTTCTTGAACGTGtttcctatgaagagagtgatggggtttgaaaagaaggggaagctcaatccccattATGTCGGTACATATTTAGTTTtaaggagggttggtaatgtatgaattggaattgccttttagcttgagctccatttatccagtcttctatgtctcgaTGTTAAGGAAATATGTGGGTGACCCTTCGTTGATTGGTCCTTCAGAAGGTGTGGGAATTctgaattccttgtcttatgaggatgtTTTGGTGGAGATATTAGATCAACAAGTTCTTTGGTTGCAAacgaaggatgtggctttggtaaagattctttggaggaaccaaaaggctGACGAAGCTTCTTGGGAAGCTGgggaggacatgaagtcaaagtATTTGTTCTTGTTCCTAACTTCGAATAATCattcttgaggtatgtgtattccttaatatctttattttctaactttgtaaAGTAAATTGTTATTTCCTTTGTATCTTtctttttatgtctttgttaaaggtaagcgTGGGAGTGTTTCTGTGTTAAATCGTCCTAGCATATTCCTTGacccattatttgaggatgaaggATCCTAAGGGGGGAAATATAACACCATGAAtatttggtccttgaaaatttctaaaaatatatcCTTATTGTCTTGACTACAACTCATCCTACTACAAGTCGTAGGGCATCTTGATAGGTCATATGACCTTAGTCAAAAGGTGTCCAGTGAATATTGCCTGAGTTGTTGTCCTGATTCAAACTTGAGGCCCTATGTCACAAATACTCATGACTAGTCATTATATACACTCCTACTATAACCAGTGTATTTCCCCAAGTTTTCTGATATGACCACGACTACCAtgttacgagtcgtaaggactcTAAGAGACTCATATAGTCCTTTCTGTAAGGAAAGTAGTGTGATGCCCAAAGTATTCTTCCCTGAGTATGACAAGGATGTAATGAGCCGTATGTACTCATTATGATTCATAGGTTCCTTTCGTAACTAGACCAGTGTTGGTGGTCCTGGGCACTGTCCAGACTATAATTGAGGggaaatgagtcataaggtgaccctaAGAGTCTTAAGGTCACCCATAATGGCTGATGGTTTATTTTTCAGCTCTTAATGgtggtattttagacatttcccaataatcccaataataacccatgacttataaacataTTGGGGACTATATTTTTATCCATAATACACTACAAACATTCATTCTTCTCTCTCAAGTCTCTTAAGCATctatacttagggtttctaagaagtggGTCAAGTAGATGTTAAAGGGTTGAATTCTCCATACTCTTGGGTATTTCACGTATGACTCTACCCTTAACTAGTTTTTGTTAAATACATGAATCTCCATggataattttgttgatttgaacAAATGTTTTAGTTGTGGTTGAGGGCTTTTGACATGATTGGACACGTAATTGATTTTCGATGGTTTCTTATACATTATTCATGGCTTATAATGATTTTGAAACCTGTGGGATGCATGGGTTTGGTTTAAAAAAATGGTTATGTTTCCCCTAAATTTATTGTTTTTGCCTTGACTTGTGGCTTTGGAAATAGTATGCCCTCAACCATATAGTGtaattgataatgatatatgctTTGTCAGATGTTTTGACTTGCTCACTTGAACTAATGCATTgccataaaaggttaatgaaccatGGAATGATTTTCTTGAACCTTGGGGTATGTGGATTCCCCGTGTGAATGTTAATTAAACCAAAGGTGTCAAGATTTCCCATGTGTGATAGTTGGTGGATTTTAGCATGATAATGAACTTGCAAGTTGattagtatgacaataccaatgggaAGACTTAATGCATAATTGGTTAAATAATTGTTAATGattgctaaatgttttaattaggcttaaaagagTGTTGTGTAGCCGAGCCGTGATAGTacaggtcccgagggaccaacacCACAAAATGCGCTAGTCATTGCGGGGGTCTAAATGACTTAAAGTTTAGAGTCCCCCATCCTGTTATATatttgggaggttcgagtcttgcatgttatatatattcgtgcttaagtcacctttgattTTTTAGAAAGATTCGAGTCCCTCATAAGGTATATGACATGACTATCCTCTGGCTCATACGGCCAGATGCACTTGGGACCTTTCAGCTGAGGGAGAGTTGGGATTATATAGCCCGTAGATGCCTTAATTATGAAGGTTATGCTAAATAGTACTGGAAAAGATTTTAAaggttcatgctaagccttgttccctatcttggCATGtgatattatatgtatatgttgtatataattatgtgtattggaatttggattggttttgaattgttacccaagttattattttatgtcctatccctgagttacatgctagtagtCTAATCGCTCACCGTCTCCATAgattgtatccccacgtgatgcaggcaCCAGAAATTCGTCTACTTTTCTTGtgcagtgatcaggtgctcgtgtTTAGTTCATGAGTTgtcattgaagtggtgagcttctagactttgaaaggcttcatttcatggtttTTGTTCCCTATGTCTTAGAgttttttcagactagtttttcgCTACTACCAAGGGCATGCCTCGataatttattagtattcagctttgttagaggctttatggatgacTGTTGATTTAGGTGTTGGTTGTTAGTATTGGTTGATAGTTTGTCTATATTATCTATGCCATGAGTTTATCCTTACTatctttattatatgtttagaattcagtcaCCATTAGTGTGAATGCTCTATTTGGCTAGGCATAAAGGGGTGGTCTGTAGTCCTCGGTGAACTTTAGATACGATTCagggctaggccctagtttgggatGTTGCAGTAATTTGgctattttgaaataattatatggacatatccaggcaaGTGGTTTATATGCAGAAGGtagagaataagaaaaagaagcaagTACAGATAGGAGAAAAGCAGAAGAAgaaatttagatattcagagaAGGGTGTAAATCAGCAGAATAGTGGGAGAGGTGGTAGACAGTAGACTAAGAGGAATAATTGGGGAAATTTTTATTCGATAGCTAGTTCTCTATATCCTAAGCCTTTGGGTGATCATAATTTGTAGGCTAGCAGTGATCCTAAGGCATATGGTTCCTAGTCTaaggctagtggagctcaattAGCCCAACCTTATCctccttgtcatttttgtggGTAGCTTCACCGTTGATATTGTAAGGAGTCAAGAAATCGATGATATAATTATGGTCATCTTAGTCATAACAACGATATTATCCTTTGACTAGGGTttccactagagctaataaggtatTGATTACAACTTCCTTGGCTCCTTCGTGTAAAGACACCATTTCTAGTACTAGCACTGGTCATAATCGTCTCTATTCTCTTGCTATTtgttaggaatctgaggcatgcCTAGATGTTatgactggtatgttacaaattttttcccatgatgtttattttttgtttgatccAGGTTCTACCCCATCATATATTACTCTTTATGTGGATGTACACTTTGATTTTTatggtaaaaatatttttgacccttttttcgtgtctaccctggtaggtgagtctattaattctagaaaaatctatacaGAATGTATGGTATCCAACTTTAATAAGGAGACACTGGTaaatttgatagaacttgatatggtgtaATTTTATATAAcctttggtatggattggctccattcgtgcaaCGGTTCTCTGGATTATAGAACCcaaaggtcattttttattttcctaatgaactagtAATTGATTGGGAGGGGAGTTCTGTAGTACGCAAAGAGAACTTTATTTCCTATCATAAAGCGtagaagttgatttctaaggggtgtttgtatcatatGGTTTCAGTGGAGGATTCTAATTCGGAAAGTccttcttgtgttccagaactatatagccatcataggttgagacatcaacactgtcctatgagggttgatgaggtggttaaGCACTGTCAGGTAAGGGCCCTACCATTCTCGTAAAGGGGACAGTATTAGATGAGGGTTGCCCAAAGCTTGTCCTTgccagtggcacgatattgacaccctttctaattggggttagagattggaccccaacttagctataatggcatattaggggcatgttggttagataactacttcctataatttcatgttatagaatcaggactgtcagacatagtcaatcagtctcagtaatagaactcaaatagttcttcagatttcaggactgtcaaatacagtcaacttagatacagtgca contains:
- the LOC107861240 gene encoding uncharacterized protein LOC107861240; translated protein: MALIAHGPDMNLHYHPSKDNMIADAVTRLSMGSLSCVDKKKRGLVMDIFHFANLGVYILDLIDGVFYVSMLRKYVGDPSLIGPSEGVGILNSLSYEDVLVEILDQQVLWLQTKDVALVKILWRNQKADEASWEAGEDMKSKQVVYMQKVENKKKKQVQIGEKQKKKFRYSEKGVNQQNSGRGGRQ